The following are encoded together in the Pedobacter sp. D749 genome:
- a CDS encoding ABC transporter permease: protein MFRLNLKIALRNLWRNKVSSFINVIGLAIGLAACLMLLLYVTYEWNFDKQAKESANVFTTMTNIPGDNGKISGTFEGSTTAFGPVIKQSLPELKYMARMDYGGKNLIANGQNAFKRQSKFAEPDILKMYDYEFIYGNASTALSNPNSVILTESTAKVLFGTADVLNKSVRFKDLLDLNITGVIKDQPDNSSNKFDYLMPWSLYETIDASAKDLNWSNFSFVTLVMLKNGANLDLVNQKINQIEKKNNINNEQSQVLFPLARLHLYGKFEDGKSIGGSIEQIYLFVGLAFGILLIACINFMNMATAKSEKRAKEVGIKKTIGANRSSLIVQFLTESMMLTLIAVIFSIAILEIFLPAFNNLLNIKLNISYFNSTSWIGIIGIVLVTGLIAGSYPAFYLSSFNPIQTLKRKIKSKGFFSVSLRQVLVVGQFCFAIILIISTLVIYKQIQYIKNRPVGFDVNTLVEMPQDGELKTKYELLRNELLKSGAVTSMFQSSVSLSHHGRNFAGIEWEGMLKATNNQMFNQVITTYDFIKTNGIKLTKGRDFSENFASDTSAVMVSASAVKIFDYKNPVGKTITIFGDKFNIIGVFDDYVWDSPYKSNNPMVVFFDKKQTGNITMRLNENNSLQSNIETISRITKALNPAYPLEINFLNNVYAEKYNAEKTLGILSNLFGGLAIFVSCLGLFGLVAYSAEQRTKEFGVRKVLGASLLNLMQLLSLSFVKMIVVSIIIAIPLSYFLMNKWLMKFEFHTEISWWIMPIAGFGTLLMALITVSFQAYKTARANPVNALKYE, encoded by the coding sequence ATGTTTAGACTTAACTTAAAAATTGCACTGCGTAACCTTTGGCGAAACAAGGTGAGCTCCTTTATTAACGTAATTGGGCTGGCCATTGGCTTGGCTGCCTGTTTAATGTTGCTCTTGTATGTTACTTACGAATGGAACTTTGATAAGCAGGCTAAAGAATCGGCTAACGTTTTTACCACTATGACCAATATTCCGGGCGATAACGGTAAGATTTCCGGAACTTTTGAAGGCTCAACCACTGCTTTCGGTCCGGTAATTAAACAAAGTTTGCCAGAACTGAAGTACATGGCGAGGATGGATTATGGAGGTAAAAATTTAATTGCCAACGGACAGAACGCCTTTAAGCGTCAATCTAAATTCGCCGAGCCTGATATCTTAAAAATGTACGATTATGAATTTATTTATGGCAACGCGAGCACAGCGTTAAGTAATCCAAATTCGGTTATTTTAACTGAATCTACCGCTAAAGTATTGTTCGGAACAGCAGATGTATTGAATAAAAGCGTACGTTTTAAAGATCTTTTGGATTTGAATATAACCGGTGTAATTAAAGATCAACCTGATAATAGCTCCAATAAGTTTGATTATTTAATGCCCTGGTCTTTATATGAAACGATTGATGCAAGCGCCAAAGATCTAAACTGGAGCAATTTTAGTTTTGTAACACTGGTGATGTTAAAAAATGGCGCAAACTTAGATTTGGTTAACCAAAAAATTAATCAGATAGAGAAAAAAAATAATATAAATAATGAACAATCACAGGTGCTGTTCCCATTGGCAAGGCTACATTTATATGGTAAGTTCGAAGATGGCAAAAGTATAGGTGGTTCAATAGAACAGATTTATCTGTTTGTTGGACTCGCTTTTGGAATTCTTTTAATAGCCTGTATTAATTTTATGAACATGGCTACAGCCAAGTCCGAAAAACGCGCAAAAGAGGTTGGCATAAAGAAGACTATTGGCGCCAACCGTAGTTCGTTGATTGTACAGTTCTTAACCGAATCGATGATGTTGACACTTATTGCGGTGATTTTTTCGATTGCCATCCTCGAGATCTTTTTGCCAGCTTTTAACAACCTGTTGAATATTAAATTGAATATCTCTTATTTCAACAGTACCAGTTGGATAGGCATTATTGGAATTGTTTTAGTCACCGGATTAATCGCGGGCAGTTACCCTGCATTTTACCTCTCGTCTTTTAACCCCATACAAACCTTAAAAAGAAAAATTAAGTCAAAGGGGTTCTTTTCGGTGAGTTTAAGGCAGGTATTGGTAGTAGGGCAGTTTTGTTTTGCTATTATCCTCATTATTTCCACTTTAGTTATCTACAAACAGATCCAGTACATTAAAAACAGACCGGTAGGATTTGATGTGAACACTTTGGTAGAAATGCCGCAGGATGGGGAACTGAAAACAAAATATGAGCTGCTGCGAAATGAGCTCCTAAAATCTGGGGCGGTTACCTCCATGTTCCAATCATCGGTTAGCTTGTCGCATCATGGTCGAAATTTTGCAGGTATCGAATGGGAAGGAATGTTGAAAGCGACAAACAATCAAATGTTTAACCAGGTAATTACCACTTACGATTTTATCAAAACCAATGGCATCAAATTAACTAAGGGGAGAGATTTTTCGGAGAACTTCGCTTCAGATACAAGTGCTGTGATGGTAAGTGCCTCGGCAGTGAAAATTTTTGACTATAAAAATCCGGTGGGCAAAACAATTACCATTTTTGGCGATAAATTTAACATCATAGGTGTTTTCGACGATTATGTCTGGGATTCGCCTTATAAATCAAATAACCCGATGGTGGTGTTTTTCGATAAGAAACAAACGGGAAACATTACGATGCGTCTAAATGAAAATAACAGCCTTCAAAGTAATATTGAAACCATCAGCAGGATTACAAAAGCTTTAAACCCAGCTTACCCTTTAGAGATTAATTTTTTAAATAATGTTTACGCTGAAAAATACAATGCCGAAAAAACTTTGGGCATTCTTTCTAACCTTTTCGGCGGACTGGCCATTTTTGTTTCCTGTTTAGGCCTTTTTGGTCTCGTAGCTTATAGTGCTGAGCAAAGAACAAAAGAATTTGGGGTACGCAAGGTGCTAGGTGCGTCTTTACTTAATTTAATGCAACTGCTGTCGCTCTCTTTTGTAAAGATGATTGTAGTATCCATCATTATAGCAATCCCTTTAAGTTACTTTTTAATGAATAAATGGCTGATGAAATTCGAATTTCACACCGAAATATCATGGTGGATTATGCCGATAGCCGGGTTTGGTACTTTACTAATGGCATTGATTACCGTAAGTTTTCAGGCTTATAAAACTGCAAGAGCAAACCCTGTAAATGCACTTAAATACGAATAA
- a CDS encoding ABC transporter permease: MFRLNFKIALRNLWKNKGFTMINVGGLAIGMACCLMLLLYVNYEWSFDKQYKNADKVYIAALNLKFNGKLATTMAVPNKLAKAGASELPGIKSAARISMNNGEKLFSRNQHNFKLSGMNVDPDFLKILDHKFIYGDPNTALNEPNNVLISQSTAKKLFGGENPIGQSIKYDNRISLKVTAVIEDLPKNQSMQYDVLQPWAFFEQENPSQKENAWGAITCLTLFQLKDNASLEATNAALKHFIVNKEPDLKEMTYEPFLFPLSKFHLYDDFDNGKSVGGKIDQLRLFVFLAICVLFIACINYMNLSTAKSEKRAREVGVRKALGSTRNTIMGQFMVESFLLSFLAMLIAFTLLEVSLPYFNNLLDISIKINYGATGFWAVLLAMILITGLLAGSYPAFYLSSFIPVKVLKGFKGSTGSLSIRKILVVVQFSLSICMIISAIVIYSQIQHLKNKPLGFDETALAQIDLEGEWTKPEKLKTFKKELEREGAIVAATEYANSFTSSGSITGNIQWPGKPKNDVSIINYRSTGFDFAKTTGVKILAGRDFDPKFSADTATSLLLNQSAVNIMGLKNPVGTVIHWGDNPPLKVVGVVQDYSNESLASKIQPTVYYYNVKTSRVLLLKLNPKQSLSTSIGKIKSISQNLNPAYPIEVKMVSQGMAEKLRSERLLSVLSNIFGGFAIFISCLGLLGLALYTAEQRSKEISIRKVLGANLSDILVLLNKDFMKLVIISNVIAIPVAYILVAKWLEKYDYKITINPWPFLLALLTSVIIAILTVSLQTFKVAKANAVDALKYE; encoded by the coding sequence ATGTTTAGACTCAACTTTAAAATAGCCTTGCGTAACCTTTGGAAAAACAAGGGTTTTACAATGATCAATGTAGGTGGCTTAGCTATCGGCATGGCCTGTTGTTTGATGTTACTTCTGTACGTTAACTACGAATGGAGTTTCGATAAGCAATATAAAAATGCTGATAAGGTATATATTGCTGCATTAAATTTAAAGTTTAACGGCAAACTGGCTACTACTATGGCTGTTCCGAATAAACTAGCCAAAGCCGGCGCTTCAGAACTGCCTGGCATTAAAAGTGCAGCCCGCATATCGATGAATAACGGAGAGAAGTTGTTCAGCCGTAATCAACATAATTTTAAACTTTCAGGGATGAATGTTGATCCGGATTTTTTAAAGATCCTCGATCACAAATTCATCTATGGAGATCCAAATACGGCTTTAAACGAACCAAATAATGTATTGATCAGCCAATCTACTGCTAAAAAACTATTTGGCGGGGAGAACCCGATCGGACAAAGCATTAAATATGATAACAGGATCAGTTTAAAAGTGACAGCCGTTATAGAAGACCTTCCCAAAAACCAGAGTATGCAATATGATGTGTTGCAACCATGGGCTTTTTTTGAACAGGAAAATCCTTCGCAAAAAGAAAATGCATGGGGAGCCATTACCTGTTTAACTTTATTTCAGCTTAAGGATAATGCTTCCCTGGAGGCTACAAATGCGGCTCTAAAACACTTCATCGTAAACAAAGAACCCGATTTAAAAGAAATGACATACGAACCTTTTCTTTTTCCTTTAAGCAAATTTCATTTATACGATGATTTTGATAATGGGAAATCGGTGGGAGGTAAAATTGACCAGTTGCGATTATTTGTTTTTCTGGCCATTTGTGTATTATTTATCGCTTGCATCAATTACATGAACCTTTCTACCGCCAAATCTGAAAAACGGGCGAGAGAAGTAGGGGTGCGAAAAGCTTTAGGATCTACCCGCAACACCATCATGGGGCAGTTTATGGTAGAATCATTCCTGCTATCGTTTTTAGCCATGTTGATCGCGTTCACGCTACTCGAGGTTTCATTACCTTATTTTAACAATCTGCTCGATATTTCAATCAAAATTAATTATGGCGCAACCGGCTTTTGGGCGGTATTGCTTGCTATGATTTTGATTACAGGTCTGCTTGCCGGCAGTTATCCTGCATTTTACCTCTCCTCTTTTATCCCTGTAAAAGTACTTAAGGGATTTAAAGGCTCAACAGGTTCATTATCCATCCGTAAAATCCTGGTGGTGGTACAGTTTAGTCTTTCCATCTGCATGATTATTTCGGCAATTGTGATTTATAGCCAGATCCAGCACCTTAAAAATAAGCCTTTGGGTTTTGATGAAACGGCATTGGCACAGATCGACCTGGAAGGGGAATGGACAAAACCCGAAAAACTCAAAACCTTTAAAAAAGAACTGGAAAGGGAAGGAGCCATTGTTGCTGCAACCGAATATGCCAACTCTTTTACCAGTAGCGGTTCAATTACGGGCAATATTCAATGGCCAGGCAAACCCAAAAATGATGTCTCGATTATTAATTATAGAAGTACAGGTTTCGATTTTGCCAAAACAACTGGTGTAAAGATTCTTGCAGGGAGAGATTTTGATCCTAAATTTTCAGCTGATACGGCTACATCACTACTCCTCAATCAAAGTGCTGTTAACATAATGGGGTTAAAAAATCCTGTCGGTACCGTTATCCATTGGGGCGATAACCCACCGCTTAAAGTGGTAGGAGTGGTGCAGGATTATTCAAATGAATCGCTTGCGTCTAAAATACAGCCAACAGTTTATTATTACAATGTTAAAACGAGTCGGGTTTTGCTACTTAAGCTCAATCCGAAACAATCGCTTTCAACTTCTATCGGAAAAATTAAATCGATAAGTCAGAATTTAAACCCAGCTTACCCTATAGAGGTGAAAATGGTTAGCCAGGGCATGGCCGAAAAACTTAGGAGCGAAAGGTTACTTAGTGTCCTTTCGAACATTTTTGGAGGATTTGCCATTTTTATCTCCTGCTTAGGTTTATTGGGTTTAGCGCTATACACCGCCGAGCAGCGCAGTAAAGAAATCAGTATCCGTAAAGTATTGGGCGCTAATCTTTCTGATATCCTGGTCCTTTTGAACAAAGATTTTATGAAACTGGTAATCATATCCAATGTGATCGCTATCCCGGTAGCCTATATTCTTGTTGCCAAATGGCTGGAAAAATATGATTATAAAATTACGATTAATCCATGGCCTTTTTTGCTTGCCCTTTTAACCTCGGTAATTATTGCCATTTTAACAGTAAGCCTGCAAACCTTTAAAGTGGCCAAAGCAAACGCTGTTGATGCACTTAAATATGAATAA
- a CDS encoding ABC transporter permease encodes MFKLNLKIALRNLWKNKGFSLINIGGLAIGLASCMVLLLYVAYEWSYDKQFSNHDKTYVVYQNMEANGKTFSWAWTPNVMAKEVQEKIPGVKYATHTTYPRKQLITVGDNKINSSAIFADQNFIKILDYKFLEGNSAQVLKDVNTIILTKSFAKKLFGNEDPINKMVKLENQEALKVEAVIEDAPANSSLTFECIMPWALFEKRETWAKEGNWGNNMCLTLVQLKDNNFFTAANDLMHGIYKRNQKDNTAIALLHPLTKWHLYDDFVNGKSVGGKIDQLKIFLLLAFCILLIACVNFMNLSTARSERRAKEVGVRKAIGSTRKSLINQFFLESLLITFIATVLAFILIEVSLPYFNSLLDIKLTIDYHNSLFWLTLVGLMILTGLIAGSYPALYLSSFEPIKVLKGFTLKSDSSTSVRKVLVVGQFVFAASLIICTAVIYQQLNYVKNKPIGYDQSNLIQIAVVGKMNDAAKLELLKTQLIAAGVTTNVTSFSADLTEGVDNTTAVEWEGKNPNEKISFNHRAIGYDFVETIGTKMISGREFSAKFPNDTTSVLLNEAAVRMMKLKNPIGKVITFWGDKKLTVVGIVKDFVVESVYQRVSPMIFRVNRKYDARVIIARLNPNQNISSSLAKIDDLVKQMEPNYPVNRKFVNESFEVKFKNEKILGSLSNWFGGFAIFISCLGLLGLALFMAEQRKKEISIRKVLGASTANILTLLNKDFIKLVAIANLIAFPLAYIIINKWLSGYEYRISVSALPFIVAISLSVIIAILTVSVQSVKVAKANPIDALKYE; translated from the coding sequence ATGTTCAAATTAAACCTTAAAATAGCCTTACGTAACCTCTGGAAAAACAAGGGTTTCTCTTTGATTAACATCGGGGGTTTAGCCATTGGCTTAGCCAGTTGTATGGTTTTGTTACTTTATGTTGCTTACGAGTGGAGTTATGATAAACAATTCTCCAATCACGATAAAACGTATGTAGTTTATCAAAACATGGAGGCAAATGGTAAAACTTTTAGCTGGGCGTGGACACCAAATGTGATGGCTAAAGAAGTGCAGGAAAAAATCCCTGGCGTTAAGTATGCCACTCACACTACTTATCCGAGAAAACAATTAATTACCGTTGGTGATAATAAAATAAATAGCAGTGCAATATTTGCCGACCAAAATTTTATTAAAATATTGGACTATAAATTTCTTGAAGGTAATTCAGCACAGGTTTTAAAAGATGTAAATACCATCATCCTCACCAAATCTTTTGCAAAAAAGTTATTTGGAAATGAAGATCCTATTAATAAAATGGTAAAGCTGGAAAATCAGGAAGCATTAAAGGTTGAAGCGGTAATAGAAGATGCACCAGCAAATAGTAGTTTAACTTTTGAGTGCATCATGCCTTGGGCATTATTCGAAAAAAGAGAAACCTGGGCAAAGGAAGGCAATTGGGGAAATAATATGTGTTTAACGCTTGTTCAGTTAAAGGATAATAATTTTTTTACTGCTGCAAATGATTTGATGCATGGTATTTACAAACGCAATCAAAAAGATAATACGGCCATAGCTTTACTGCATCCTTTAACCAAATGGCACTTATACGATGATTTTGTTAACGGTAAATCGGTAGGTGGAAAAATAGACCAGCTTAAAATATTCTTATTGCTGGCCTTTTGCATTTTGCTAATTGCCTGTGTAAATTTTATGAATTTATCTACAGCACGCTCAGAGCGTAGGGCAAAAGAAGTTGGCGTTCGTAAAGCAATCGGATCAACACGTAAATCTTTAATTAATCAGTTTTTTTTAGAATCCCTGCTCATCACATTTATTGCCACCGTTTTAGCCTTTATCTTAATTGAGGTGAGTTTGCCATATTTTAATAGTTTGTTAGATATTAAATTAACAATAGATTATCATAATAGCCTGTTTTGGTTAACACTAGTGGGGCTAATGATTTTAACCGGATTAATTGCGGGTAGTTATCCGGCGCTTTATTTATCTTCTTTCGAGCCAATAAAAGTGTTAAAAGGTTTCACCCTTAAATCAGATTCATCCACTTCGGTGAGGAAAGTACTAGTGGTGGGCCAATTCGTTTTTGCTGCAAGTTTAATTATCTGCACAGCAGTAATTTATCAGCAACTTAATTATGTTAAAAACAAACCTATTGGTTATGATCAATCCAATTTAATTCAGATAGCAGTAGTTGGCAAAATGAACGATGCAGCTAAGTTAGAATTGCTTAAAACACAACTTATAGCAGCTGGGGTAACAACTAATGTTACTTCTTTTAGTGCAGATCTTACTGAAGGTGTAGATAATACAACAGCTGTAGAATGGGAAGGCAAAAATCCGAATGAGAAAATTTCTTTTAATCATAGAGCAATAGGATATGATTTTGTTGAAACTATTGGCACTAAAATGATTAGTGGCAGGGAGTTTTCTGCGAAATTTCCTAATGATACAACTAGCGTATTGCTAAATGAGGCAGCTGTGAGAATGATGAAATTAAAAAATCCAATTGGCAAAGTAATTACTTTCTGGGGAGATAAAAAGCTAACTGTAGTTGGTATTGTAAAAGATTTTGTGGTAGAAAGTGTTTATCAAAGAGTAAGCCCAATGATTTTTAGGGTAAATAGAAAGTACGATGCTAGGGTTATCATTGCGCGTTTAAATCCAAATCAAAACATCAGTTCATCACTGGCTAAAATTGATGATTTAGTAAAGCAAATGGAGCCTAATTATCCTGTTAACCGCAAATTTGTGAACGAATCATTTGAAGTGAAATTTAAAAATGAAAAAATTCTAGGTTCACTTTCAAACTGGTTCGGTGGTTTTGCCATCTTCATTTCTTGTTTAGGCTTGTTGGGATTAGCGCTTTTCATGGCCGAGCAACGCAAAAAAGAAATCAGCATCCGTAAAGTTTTAGGCGCTAGCACAGCCAATATCCTCACGTTATTGAACAAAGATTTTATCAAACTGGTTGCCATTGCAAACCTGATCGCATTTCCGTTGGCTTATATTATTATCAATAAATGGCTTTCGGGCTACGAATACCGTATTTCGGTTTCCGCCCTACCATTTATTGTGGCTATAAGCCTATCGGTGATTATAGCAATACTTACTGTAAGTGTGCAATCGGTTAAAGTGGCGAAAGCAAACCCGATTGATGCACTTAAATATGAATAA
- a CDS encoding ABC transporter permease, with protein MFRLNLKIALRNLWRNRGITSINVGGLAIALAAFILVVLYFTYETSFDKTNPNYNNIYVVGRIYPDFKTNYTSPPFAKAIKQNFPEVENAGITKRGFFEFAMKNGKNTLFAKNFMQADYNAAKILNLKPTGGLEKPAGEADRLSYLSEENMKVLFPNKTDNKPEMVGMGPSNSGITSKINGSIKNNLHSNITFDGISIGNEIGHGENYGYNNYTTYIQVKPGTDVSNLEQKITDLYRKELLKGETDQKTIEEIKGVSTFLDPLANLHLRPKAGNDAPYKILIALFVLGILILVIACINFTNLNIAQATKRAKEVGVKKVMGAYRFQLTTQFLTEIFIQCFVATILALTIAELALPYFNNLFQVNLSIWNIENNLFWQLPLILCLITFVAGTYPALVLSGFKPALVLKGNFSTSKQSSWLRNGLLIFQFSIAVIFIIGLFIINAQLKYMRTQDLGFTANQVVYIKNISLFHKPEKFAPVRDKILKIQGIKSVTVATGVPDGSENGGNGYTVNGVQKSIDFVDVDFDYFETLDIKLKEGRFFSKSFSTDTTNSVVINESAVAKYGIKNPVGQTIRGCNIDYKIVGVAKDFKAQGFESAVQPTIYAIKNPCGNSKTQIMVKIEENKMADALAALKAQWPQINPQDGEDFRYEFLDELYGKLFKKQEQLQSVFFAAALLTIFIAILGLFAFAKYITNGRIKEIAVRKILGASDLQIFKLINSSFFIMVLVANIISWPVAYILTKKWLETFAYRIDLPVLPFISSATITILLAVITVSIQAKKAVKANPVDALKYE; from the coding sequence ATGTTTAGACTTAACTTAAAAATCGCATTGCGAAACCTTTGGAGAAATAGAGGTATTACTTCAATTAATGTTGGTGGTTTAGCCATTGCTTTGGCTGCTTTTATTTTAGTTGTGCTTTATTTTACTTACGAAACCAGCTTCGATAAAACCAATCCAAATTACAACAATATTTATGTAGTTGGACGGATTTATCCTGATTTTAAAACGAACTACACTTCGCCGCCATTTGCAAAAGCAATAAAACAGAATTTCCCGGAGGTAGAAAATGCGGGAATTACAAAACGCGGGTTTTTTGAATTTGCCATGAAGAATGGCAAGAACACGTTATTTGCCAAAAACTTTATGCAGGCTGATTACAATGCAGCTAAAATTCTCAATTTAAAACCTACGGGCGGATTAGAAAAACCCGCAGGTGAGGCTGACAGACTTTCTTACCTGAGCGAGGAAAACATGAAAGTGCTTTTTCCAAATAAAACAGATAATAAACCTGAAATGGTAGGAATGGGACCAAGCAATTCGGGCATTACCAGTAAAATTAATGGTTCAATTAAAAATAATTTACATTCAAATATTACTTTCGACGGCATTTCAATCGGTAATGAAATAGGACATGGAGAGAATTATGGATATAACAATTACACGACCTATATTCAGGTAAAACCCGGAACAGACGTTTCAAACCTGGAACAAAAAATTACAGACTTATACCGAAAAGAATTATTAAAAGGCGAAACTGACCAAAAAACAATAGAAGAAATAAAGGGTGTTTCAACATTTTTAGACCCGCTTGCAAATTTGCACCTCAGGCCAAAGGCTGGTAATGATGCGCCTTATAAAATACTAATCGCCCTTTTTGTACTTGGAATTCTGATCCTGGTTATTGCCTGTATCAATTTCACCAATCTAAACATTGCTCAGGCTACAAAAAGGGCTAAAGAAGTTGGCGTAAAAAAAGTAATGGGTGCTTATCGTTTCCAGCTTACCACACAATTTCTTACCGAAATATTTATTCAATGTTTTGTCGCTACAATTCTTGCCTTAACAATAGCAGAATTAGCCCTGCCATATTTCAACAACCTTTTTCAGGTTAATTTATCCATCTGGAATATTGAAAATAACCTATTCTGGCAATTGCCTTTAATTTTATGCCTGATTACATTTGTCGCAGGCACTTATCCAGCCTTAGTATTGTCCGGTTTCAAACCTGCTTTAGTACTAAAAGGTAATTTTTCTACCAGTAAACAAAGCTCATGGCTGCGGAATGGCCTATTGATTTTTCAGTTCAGCATTGCGGTGATTTTTATAATCGGTTTGTTCATCATCAACGCACAATTGAAATATATGCGGACTCAGGATCTGGGTTTTACAGCAAATCAGGTTGTTTACATTAAAAACATAAGTCTTTTCCATAAACCTGAAAAATTTGCTCCGGTTAGAGATAAAATCTTAAAAATCCAGGGAATAAAATCAGTAACTGTAGCTACTGGTGTTCCTGATGGTAGCGAAAATGGAGGTAACGGTTATACCGTAAATGGTGTGCAGAAAAGCATTGATTTTGTCGATGTGGATTTTGATTACTTTGAAACACTTGATATTAAATTAAAAGAGGGGCGGTTTTTCTCAAAGTCATTCAGTACCGATACTACGAATTCTGTTGTGATAAATGAAAGTGCTGTTGCGAAATATGGAATTAAAAATCCAGTCGGACAAACAATAAGAGGCTGTAATATAGATTATAAGATTGTAGGGGTAGCAAAAGATTTTAAAGCACAAGGATTTGAAAGTGCTGTTCAGCCTACTATTTATGCAATTAAAAATCCTTGCGGAAATTCAAAAACGCAAATTATGGTTAAAATTGAGGAGAATAAAATGGCTGATGCTTTGGCTGCTTTGAAAGCACAATGGCCACAAATAAATCCTCAGGACGGCGAAGACTTTCGATATGAATTTTTAGATGAACTTTACGGTAAACTTTTTAAAAAACAGGAGCAGTTACAATCCGTGTTTTTCGCAGCGGCATTGCTCACCATCTTCATTGCTATTTTAGGTTTGTTTGCCTTTGCAAAATACATCACCAACGGACGCATCAAAGAGATCGCTGTGCGCAAAATTTTGGGTGCAAGTGATCTTCAAATCTTCAAATTAATTAATAGTTCATTTTTTATCATGGTACTCGTAGCTAACATAATTTCCTGGCCGGTAGCTTATATTCTTACTAAAAAATGGCTCGAAACTTTTGCCTACCGGATTGATTTACCTGTGCTACCCTTTATTAGTAGTGCAACAATTACCATTTTATTAGCTGTAATAACCGTAAGCATTCAGGCGAAAAAAGCGGTTAAAGCAAACCCTGTTGATGCACTTAAATATGAATAA